The window CGGATCAGTTCCCAGTTCACGTTCTCCGGTTGCCCGCTCGCTATGCTTCTCCGTTTGCTCTACCGATTTATGAAAAGGACCATAGAATTTCTTGATCATCTTCGACCATACGAGATGACCGTTTGCGATTTCATCAAAATCTTTTTCTACAGTAGCGGTGAAATTATAATCCATGATGACCGGGAAATTCGCAACCAGAAAATCGGTGACTACGGTGCCGATATCGGAAGGAAACATCTTCGACTTTTCACTTCCGTAATTTTCCATCTTCACTTCACTGCTCACTTTTCCATCCTTCAGCGTGACAATAGAATACTTCCTTTCCTTGCCCATGCGATCTTCCTTGATCACATATCCTCTTTTCTGAATGGTGGAAATGGTGGGTGCATAGGTAGAAGGACGACCAATTCCCAGTTCTTCCAGCTTCTTCACCAGACTTGCTTCCGTATAACGGGCAGGGGGTGACGAAAATTTTTCTGTGGCGGTCATCACATCTAAATCGAGGTGCTGCCCTATTTCAAGCGGTGGTAAAAGACCACTTTCATTTTCTTCGTTTTCATCGTCGGTGCCTTCCATATACACCCGTAAAAATCCATCGAAACGAATCACCTCGCCGGTAGCGGTAAACATTTCCTTCGACTTATCATTGGAGATACTTACAATCGTTCTTTCTAACTGCGCATCGGCCATCTGACTGGCAATGGTACGCTTCCAGATCAATTCATACAAGCGGCGCTCTGAATTATCACCATCTACGGTATTCATCTCAAAATAGGTCGGACGAATCGCTTCGTGAGCCTCCTGTGCATTCGCGCTTTTGGTGCGGTACTGACGGGTATGCGAGTATTGTTTTCCGTATTGTTTGGTGATAGCGGCCTGTGCAGCATCGAGGGCAGTTTGAGAAAGGTTCACCGAATCTGTTCTCATATAAGTAATCTTCCCGCTCTCGTAGAGTTTCTGAGCCACCACCATCGTTTGCGCCACGCTGAATCCCAGTTTACGGGAAGCTTCCTGTTGCAGTGTAGATGTGGTAAAAGGAGCAGCCGGCGTTTTCTTTGCAGGCTTTACTTCGAGGTTGGCTATAGAGAAATTAGCCGCGATCAATTTTTTAAGGAAAGCTTCTGCATCACCCATCTTCGCAAAGCGCTGAGGAAGTTCCGCTTTTAGAGAAGAGAGGTTTCCTTTCTTATCCTTCACTCTGAAAATAGCAATTACCCTGAACGCGGATGCACTGGTATGCGCCTCCACTTCCCGCTCCCGCTCCACAATAAGTCGGACAGAAACCGATTGCACACGACCGGCCGACAAGCTGGGCTTCACCTTCTTCCACAGAATAGGCGAAAGTTCAAAACCCACTAAACGATCCAGGATCCGGCGGGCTTGCTGAGCATCCACCAGGTGCATATCTATAAAGCGCGGATTATCGACAGCGTCCTTAATGGCCTTCTTCGTAATCTCATGGAAAACAATACGTTTCGTATTACTTTTCTTCAGGTCGAGCGATTCATAAAGATGCCAGGAGATGGCTTCTCCCTCACGGTCCTCATCCGTCGCCAACCAGACCATCTTCGCTTTCTTCGCCAGGCGACGCAGTTCATCCACCACCTTCGCTTTATCCTCACTCACCTCATACTGAGGGGCAAAATCGTTATCAACGTCAATCGCTTTATCGTTTTTCACCAGATCACGGACATGCCCGAAACTCGATCTCACGGTAAAATCCTTACCAAGAAATCCTTCAATAGTTTTGGCCTTTGCCGGCGACTCCACAATCACTAAATTATCTGCCATCAGGGGTTTTTGGGTGTTTCAGTATTTATTATCAGCGGCGCAAAATAAGAGAATTTTAACCAATAGCCTATCCCTCCAAAATCGCCCTAATAGGTTAACTTATCTGATTTTCAGTCAATTAATAATCGTATACAAGTGTTTATGCCCACCCTTTGAACCACTCTTTCCCGAATTCCCGCCCAAAATCCCCCTTTCCGAACCCGAACCACATTCCCGAAAAAGAGCTTTTGAACCTAAAAATTTCGACCGATCGATAAGGGTCCGATTTAATGAAAAGGTTATCTTTAAAAGAAAATAAACCCATAAATTCACCAAAATATAAGTTTGGCGCAATCACATCCCCGGTTCATTGAAGACTTTCCTTTTAATAAAATTCTGCCTTAAAAGGAAAGCGGTACTGGTCTATTGAATTTAAACTATAATTATCCCGAATTAATATTTAACTTTGATTCAGCGCTACTTAAGTATTTTTAAAACAAGTATCATGAAAAAACAATTACTCAGATTACTTTTTTTGGTTACGCTGTTTTCCGGAATGAGAACGGATGTGGATGCGCAGTTGGTTTATATTCCTGATTCCGCTTTTAGAGCTTATTTAAATCAAAATTTTGGGGCTTGTATGGTGGGAGATTCTATTGATTCTTCTTGTCCGGCGGTATTAGCTACGACAGATATTAATTTATACAATAAAGGGATTTCCGATTTAAGCGGAATAGCAGTTTTTGTAAATGACACACTTTTGAGATGTAATTTAAATCCATTAACTACCTTTCCTCAACTTCCTCCATCTTTAACTTATCTTGATTGCTCTACTAACCAACTCACTGTTTTGGCAAATTTACCCCAGTCCTTAACATATCTTGATTGTTTCAATAACCAACTCACATCTTTGCCTACATTGCCTTCGCTACTGGTTTATCTTGATTGTGGCGCTAACCAGCTAACCTCCCTGCCTGCATTGCCGGCGTCGATAAGTATTCTATCTTGCAACGAGAATCAGCTTACTTCCTTGCCAAATTTGCCTTCGTCGTTAACTAGACTTGAATGTGGTGTGAACCAACTTCCTTCCTTGCCTACATTGCCTTCTTCGTTAACTTATCTAGATTGCTACCTTAATCTACTAACCGCATTACCTGCATTACCGGCTTCGTTAACACAAATTAATTGTGAATATAACCAACTCACTTCCTTGCCAAATTTGCCTACGTCGTTAACTAGTCTTAGATGTGATATTAACCAACTCACTTCCTTGCCTGCTTTGCCTGCATCTTTAACCAATCTACAGAGCTCCAATAACCAACTCAACTCCTTGCCGGCATTGCCGGCTTCGTTGACTCATCTTGACGTAAACGGTAACCAATTCTCTTCTTTGCCAAATATGCCGGCAGCGTTACATACTCTATTTTGCGGCGAGAACCAACTCACCTCTTTGCCCAATTTGCCGCTCTCGTTAAATAATCTTTCTTGTAGCAATAACCCGCTCACTTCCTTGCCTGCATTGCCGACTTCGCTAATTGCTCTGCATTGCCTCGATAACCAACTCACTTCCTTACCCACTTTGCCTGCAACGCTGTTTCATCTTGATTGCAGTCAGAATCTGCTCACTTCATTGCCCGAATTACCGTCTTCGTTAAATAATCTTTTTTGTAGCGACAACCCATTAACTTGTTTGCCATCTTTAAAAAATGTTAAAAATTTATACTTCACTAATACATTAGTCAATTGTTTACCCAACTACGGCATTGTGTTAATGAGTGACCCTGCAGTTTCCACAATTCCACTATGTGGCGTATTTAACGCCAACGGTTGTGATGTATTTTGGAATATTGAGGGGAAAACATTTTTTGATGCAGACACCAATTGCATCGCGGGAACAAACGAACCATATTTCATAAATCAAAAATTAAATTTGTATAAAAATGGAGTATTAGACCAACAAACCTTTTCTACTATAAATGGAAATTATGTTTTTGATACTTTTTCTTTCGATTTTTATAAAACGGAATTTGACACAACGGGATTACCATTTGAAGTATATTGTCCTTCACCAGGTTTTTATTTAGATACCATTTCCGCTGCAGATTCTATGAAATATGATAGGGATTTTGGATTAAAATGCAAGGATGTTGACTTAGCGGTCACAAGTATTTTTTCTAATAATTTAAGACCAGCAAGCATTAGAGAATTAAAAATTCATGCAGGCGACTACTCTAATAATTTTGGTGCACATTGTGGCACCGGAATAAGCGGAACAGTGGTCATCACTATTACCGGTGCTTGCAATTATATTTCTCCAGCCATTGGTGGAATAACGCCCATTACAATCATTGGAAACGTTCTTACTTACAATGTTGCTGATTTTGGATTAGTAAGTTATGACAGTAGTTTTAATTTTAACATTTTGGTAGATACGACAGCAACACAAGGAAGTCAAATTTGCATTCAGGTTTCCATTTCCACTCTGTCTTCAGAATCAAAATACAACAATAATTTATTATCTCAATGTTTTACGGTGGTAGGCAGTTATGATCCAAATGATAAAACTGCATATCCTTCTACAAGTTTAGATATTAGTGGAGATCGTTGGTTAACGTATTTAATCCGATTTCAAAATACAGGAACAGCATCTGCAGAACATATATTCATAACCGATACTTTGAGTACATCGTTGGATTGGTCAACTTTCAATTTGCTGAGCTATAGTCACCAACCTCTTACACAAGTGTATAATGATGGACTGATAAAATTTAGTTTTCCTCATATCAATTTGCCCGATAGTAATGCAAACGAACCGGCTAGTCATGGGTATGTGCAATATAAAATACGCGCTAAGGACAGCCTTTCTATTGGTAGCCTAATTGAAAACACGGCCAATATTTTCTTTGATTTCAATGCACCGGTAATCACAAATACTACCAGCAATACAGTTATAAACTGTTCCATACCACCAACCATCATTACAGCGAGCATTTGCAATGGGGACGCCTATTCACTCAATGGTGCATTGTATTATAACGATGGCACCTATCAACAAAAATTAATTACAAGTGTTGGTTGTGATTCAATAATTGTACTTCAACTAACTGTTTCCAGTATTATAAATACAGTTTCCCAATCTTCGTCCATATTACAAACCACAGCTAATGGCTCGTCCTATCAATGGATCGATTGCGGAAACAATACGGCTATCAATGGAGCAACGAATTCTACATTTCAACCTACACAATCCGGCAGCTACGCCGTCGCAGTCACCTATGGCAATTGCATCGATACCTCCGCCTGCTACACCTTCTCCACCGTCGGACTCCCCTCTTCCATCACTGCCGATGTCATTTTCCAAACCCGGTATGTCTCCGCTTCAGAAAACATCCTCCTCCAAGCCGAAAAACTCCGGGGCACATATGGCCAATTGCGCTTAATGGATCTCAGCGGAAGAATCATCTACCAACAACCCACCCATGAAATTACCGCCGGAAAACTCA of the Bacteroidota bacterium genome contains:
- the topA gene encoding type I DNA topoisomerase, with the protein product MADNLVIVESPAKAKTIEGFLGKDFTVRSSFGHVRDLVKNDKAIDVDNDFAPQYEVSEDKAKVVDELRRLAKKAKMVWLATDEDREGEAISWHLYESLDLKKSNTKRIVFHEITKKAIKDAVDNPRFIDMHLVDAQQARRILDRLVGFELSPILWKKVKPSLSAGRVQSVSVRLIVEREREVEAHTSASAFRVIAIFRVKDKKGNLSSLKAELPQRFAKMGDAEAFLKKLIAANFSIANLEVKPAKKTPAAPFTTSTLQQEASRKLGFSVAQTMVVAQKLYESGKITYMRTDSVNLSQTALDAAQAAITKQYGKQYSHTRQYRTKSANAQEAHEAIRPTYFEMNTVDGDNSERRLYELIWKRTIASQMADAQLERTIVSISNDKSKEMFTATGEVIRFDGFLRVYMEGTDDENEENESGLLPPLEIGQHLDLDVMTATEKFSSPPARYTEASLVKKLEELGIGRPSTYAPTISTIQKRGYVIKEDRMGKERKYSIVTLKDGKVSSEVKMENYGSEKSKMFPSDIGTVVTDFLVANFPVIMDYNFTATVEKDFDEIANGHLVWSKMIKKFYGPFHKSVEQTEKHSERATGERELGTDPKSGRKVIARIGRFGPLVQISGDDDEEVKPQYAKLRSGQRLETITFEEAMDLFKMPRNLGKYEDEDITIGIGRFGPYVKHVNLFASLTKEDDPYTIDLDRAIELIEIKRKTERERIIKVFKDRPDVQVLKGRWGPYLVVDGGNYRIPKDKEAEKLSLEDCLEISANSKPSGGRKGGRFQKKKPAETTVTRAAATSRPTAKKAAAKKSPAKKTAAKKTAAVKSAPAKAAPAKKAAAKKSPAKKAAPVKPSPAKKSPAKKSPAKKAVKKKR
- a CDS encoding leucine-rich repeat domain-containing protein; the encoded protein is MKKQLLRLLFLVTLFSGMRTDVDAQLVYIPDSAFRAYLNQNFGACMVGDSIDSSCPAVLATTDINLYNKGISDLSGIAVFVNDTLLRCNLNPLTTFPQLPPSLTYLDCSTNQLTVLANLPQSLTYLDCFNNQLTSLPTLPSLLVYLDCGANQLTSLPALPASISILSCNENQLTSLPNLPSSLTRLECGVNQLPSLPTLPSSLTYLDCYLNLLTALPALPASLTQINCEYNQLTSLPNLPTSLTSLRCDINQLTSLPALPASLTNLQSSNNQLNSLPALPASLTHLDVNGNQFSSLPNMPAALHTLFCGENQLTSLPNLPLSLNNLSCSNNPLTSLPALPTSLIALHCLDNQLTSLPTLPATLFHLDCSQNLLTSLPELPSSLNNLFCSDNPLTCLPSLKNVKNLYFTNTLVNCLPNYGIVLMSDPAVSTIPLCGVFNANGCDVFWNIEGKTFFDADTNCIAGTNEPYFINQKLNLYKNGVLDQQTFSTINGNYVFDTFSFDFYKTEFDTTGLPFEVYCPSPGFYLDTISAADSMKYDRDFGLKCKDVDLAVTSIFSNNLRPASIRELKIHAGDYSNNFGAHCGTGISGTVVITITGACNYISPAIGGITPITIIGNVLTYNVADFGLVSYDSSFNFNILVDTTATQGSQICIQVSISTLSSESKYNNNLLSQCFTVVGSYDPNDKTAYPSTSLDISGDRWLTYLIRFQNTGTASAEHIFITDTLSTSLDWSTFNLLSYSHQPLTQVYNDGLIKFSFPHINLPDSNANEPASHGYVQYKIRAKDSLSIGSLIENTANIFFDFNAPVITNTTSNTVINCSIPPTIITASICNGDAYSLNGALYYNDGTYQQKLITSVGCDSIIVLQLTVSSIINTVSQSSSILQTTANGSSYQWIDCGNNTAINGATNSTFQPTQSGSYAVAVTYGNCIDTSACYTFSTVGLPSSITADVIFQTRYVSASENILLQAEKLRGTYGQLRLMDLSGRIIYQQPTHEITAGKLNLEIPAKGMTSGIYIVNLITEKDNVSGKMVKY